In one Lycium barbarum isolate Lr01 chromosome 7, ASM1917538v2, whole genome shotgun sequence genomic region, the following are encoded:
- the LOC132601863 gene encoding uncharacterized protein LOC132601863: MAGSESRQFSPEKKPNSAEELLAWQRELPCRFLANEVQWDDNVFIPEDASEKLPAIFHRIYGRYFNQICETEGFDIDIYPGDSMAAMYIPYLDFDKEIGLLMDLAEHAIQDYNNREIDDYKYEVESVEKVNFILAECREFFMTVKVKNLTLRTPVETFQIHAYKGPDFENVVRTCRKKLFEVYRFPPLFGE; this comes from the exons ATGGCTGGTAGCGAATCGAGACAATTTTCACCTGAGAAGAAGCCAAATTCTGCAGAAGAACTACTTGCCTGGCAGAGGGAACTGCCCTGCCGGTTCTTGGCTAATGAGGTTCAATGGGACGACAATGTTTTCATCCCCGAAGACGCTTCAGAGAAGCTCCCCGCTATATTTCACAGAATTTACGGGAGGTACTTCAATCAGATTTGTGAAACCGAG GGTTTCGACATTGACATCTATCCCGGTGATTCTATGGCTGCtatgtatataccgtacctggaTTTTGACAAAGAAATTGGCTTGCTGATGGATCTGGCTGAACACGCTATTCAGGACTACAACAATAGAGAAATCGAC GATTACAAGTATGAGGTCGAGTCTGTTGAAAAAGTGAACTTTATTTTGGCTGAATGTCGTGAATTCTTTATGACAGTTAAAGTTAAAAATCTCACTTTGCGTACACCCGTAGAAACTTTTCAAATCCATGCATATAAGGGACCAGATTTTGAGAATGTTGTCCGTACGTGCCGGAAAAAGTTGTTTGAGGTATACAGATTCCCTCCCCTTTTTGGTGAATGA